The Lagopus muta isolate bLagMut1 chromosome 8, bLagMut1 primary, whole genome shotgun sequence genome contains a region encoding:
- the LOC125697270 gene encoding UDP-glucuronosyltransferase 1A1-like, translated as MALLLPSHPQVSMSLLLLLSVLSLAAGGKLLVVFVDGSPWFSVLEMLEILKQKGHEIVVVAPEANINVKPSGNVTVKTYPVTFPQEEMDDNFHRFVTNSFEEGSFLERFFRLRENMKKGFDLGFLSCKQLLHNNELIRYLEESKFDALFTDPILSCGAILAEHLSIPSVYFMRGIPCGLDFEATQCPNPPSYVPRLFSDHTDHMNFLQRVKNVIFDNSNLFLCDFIFKPFEKLASEFLQRDVTMLDLYRKASVWLLRYDFVLEYPRPLMPNMIAVGGVNCAHKQLSQVGCALVLVLAL; from the exons atggccctgctgcttccttctcatcCACAAGTCTCAATGtcgctgcttctgctgctgtccgTGCTCAGCTTGGCTGCAGGTGGgaagctgctggtggtgtttGTGGATGGCAGTCCCTGGTTCAGCGTGCTGGAAATGTTAGAaattctgaagcagaaaggacATGAAATAGTCGTTGTTGCACCTGAAGCCAATATAAATGTAAAGCCATCAGGGAATGTTACTGTGAAAACCTACCCAGTTACCTTCCCACAGGAAGAGATGGATGACAATTTCCACAGATTTGTAACGAATTCATTTGAAGAAGGATCATTTCTGGAAAGATTTTTTAGATTAcgtgaaaatatgaaaaaaggcTTTGATTTAGGTTTCCTATCCTGTAAACAGTTACTGCACAACAACGAACTTATCCGATATCTGGAGGAGAGTAAGTTCGATGCTCTCTTTACAGATCCTATCCTATCTTGTGGAGCGATACTAGCTGAGCATctttccatcccttctgtgtatTTCATGAGAGGAATACCCTGTGGATTAGACTTTGAGGCCACTCAGTGCCCCAATCCCCCTTCTTATGTCCCCAGGCTATTTTCAGACCATACAGATCACATGAACTTCCTCCAGCGTGTGAAGAATGTCATCTTTGACAACTCCAATCTCTTTCTTTGTGACTTCATTTTTAAACCATTTGAAAAACTGGCTTCTGAGTTCCTTCAGCGAGATGTGACCATGCTAGATCTCTATCGTAAGGCTTCCGTATGGCTTCTGAGGTATGACTTTGTGCTAGAATATCCAAGACCATTGATGCCCAACATGATTGCAGTTGGAGGAGTAAACTGTGCTCACAAGCAGCTCTCTCAG GTGGGTTGTGCTCTGGTTTTAGTTCTTGCCTTATAG
- the LOC125697272 gene encoding UDP-glucuronosyltransferase 1A1-like, with product MALLLPSHPQVSVSLLLLLSVLSLAAGGKLLVVPLDGSHWLSMQEVLDKLRQKGHEIVVVAPEVSLYIKPTNNFIMKMYPVPFTQQEMDDMFRRTGQDVFAEGSFLERFIIAYQGLKNSSTMFLSICEQLLYNKELIRYLQESKFDAVFTDPLLPCGQILAEHLSVPSVLYLQQMPCGLEFEATQCPNPPSYVPRIFTENTDHMNFLQRVENVVFEISNFFLCDVVFQPYAKLASEFLQRDVTVPGLLSKASIWLIKLDFVLHYPRPLMPNMIMVSGVNCAQKKLTQVCNA from the exons atggccctgctgcttccttctcatcCACAAGTCTCAGTGTCACTGCTTCTGTTGCTGTCCGTGCTCAGCTTGGCTGCAGGTGGGAAGCTGCTGGTGGTGCCGCTAGATGGGAGTCATTGGCTCAGCATGCAGGAAGTATTGGACAAGCTCAGGCAGAAAGGCCATGAAATAGTTGTCGTTGCACCTGAAGTCAGTTTATATATAAAGCCAACGAAtaattttattatgaaaatgtACCCAGTCCCTTTCACGCAGCAAGAGATGGATGACATGTTCCGGAGGACTGGTCAGGATGTATTTGCTGAAGGATCCTTCTTGGAAAGATTTATTATAGCATATCAAGGGTTGAAAAATAGTTCTACTATGTTCCTGTCTATTTGTGAACAGTTACTGTACAACAAAGAACTTATCAGATATCTTCAGGAGAGTAAGTTTGATGCTGTCTTTACAGATCCACTGCTACCTTGTGGGCAGATACTGGCTGAGCATCtttcagttccatctgtgctCTACTTGCAGCAAATGCCGTGTGGCTTGGAATTTGAAGCCACTCAGTGTCCAAATCCCCCTTCTTATGTCCCCAGgatatttacagaaaatacagaccACATGAACTTCCTCCAGCGTGTGGAGAATGTCGTCTTTGAAATATcaaatttttttctatgtgatGTCGTGTTTCAGCCATATGCAAAGCTGGCTTCTGAGTTTCTTCAGCGAGATGTGACTGTGCCAGGTCTCTTAAGCAAGGCTTCCATTTGGCTCATTAAATTAGACTTTGTTTTACACTATCCAAGACCACTGATGCCCAACATGATTATGGTTAGCGGAGTAAATTGTGCCCAGAAGAAGCTAACTCAG GTCTGTAATGCCTAA